One genomic segment of Bombus vancouverensis nearcticus chromosome 11, iyBomVanc1_principal, whole genome shotgun sequence includes these proteins:
- the LOC143303302 gene encoding uncharacterized protein LOC143303302 isoform X3, with the protein MPYPRTTAAFYYGCLQSSYICGHKGFRHLCCSMNSAMLPHWLLYMVFRKQRSITYFARKPSRMMITCSQGSCHTLCSTNNDP; encoded by the exons atgccttatccacgtactacggctgccttctactacggctgccttcaatcgtcttatatctgtggtcataaag gtttccgccatctgtgttgttcgatgaacagtgcaatgcttccaca ctggctgttgtacatggtgtttcgcaaacagagatccataacctattttgcacgtaaaccttctcgtatgatgattacttgttcacaag gtagctgtcatacattatgttccacgaacaacgatccataa